Proteins encoded by one window of Lacipirellulaceae bacterium:
- a CDS encoding TlpA disulfide reductase family protein, giving the protein MSRPAFCVFAILALIALETQAKEPAEQDIFPAPAGDLKAQLEFIQQLYRRQPPAGNQRQQLAHQQKIARSVIAAADAALESKPQGEQLAELHFHRLTGFNTLVNPSKPKSKERFEKAIETTLANPDRTVSDVGLKFYVSNAFARWPMLDPKEREQTTARIQKYVLSRDPAPNYVMGSIKVADFLAESGDEDLAKQFIQAMLPHFAKAKNSQDETTAEIKEQAKVLAGIGRRMNLLGQTIKLSGRTLSEEEPEGKKLDWSKYEGKVVLVDFWATWCAPCRAELPNVARLYEAYHDKGFEVIGVNLDDKPKLAQKFIAQKQLPWKTLYSFDKTRRGWSDPRAVEFGITGIPFAILLDRQGKVIDTHAREQHLVDLLQKELGEPLVSLQASPKAVTAAKVKVDEAVEPVSNQ; this is encoded by the coding sequence ATGTCGCGTCCCGCCTTTTGCGTCTTCGCAATCCTTGCCCTTATTGCTCTCGAAACGCAAGCGAAGGAACCCGCTGAACAAGACATCTTCCCCGCGCCCGCGGGCGACCTGAAGGCCCAACTCGAGTTCATCCAGCAGCTCTATCGCCGGCAGCCCCCCGCAGGGAACCAACGGCAGCAGTTGGCCCACCAGCAGAAGATCGCTCGCAGCGTCATCGCCGCCGCCGACGCGGCTCTTGAATCGAAGCCGCAGGGTGAGCAGCTCGCTGAGCTACATTTCCACCGCCTCACCGGATTCAACACGCTGGTGAATCCGTCGAAGCCAAAGTCGAAGGAACGCTTCGAGAAAGCTATCGAAACGACACTCGCCAATCCTGACCGCACGGTCTCCGACGTCGGTTTGAAGTTCTACGTCAGCAACGCCTTCGCCCGCTGGCCGATGCTCGACCCGAAAGAACGTGAACAGACGACCGCACGTATTCAGAAATACGTCCTCTCCCGAGACCCCGCCCCGAACTACGTGATGGGTTCCATCAAAGTGGCCGACTTCCTCGCCGAATCGGGGGATGAGGATCTGGCCAAGCAGTTCATCCAAGCGATGTTGCCGCATTTCGCGAAAGCGAAGAACAGCCAAGACGAAACGACAGCGGAAATCAAAGAGCAAGCCAAAGTGCTCGCCGGCATCGGTCGTCGCATGAATCTGCTCGGCCAGACGATCAAACTCTCCGGCCGTACCCTCAGTGAAGAAGAGCCCGAGGGCAAGAAGCTCGACTGGAGCAAATACGAGGGCAAAGTCGTGCTGGTCGACTTCTGGGCGACCTGGTGCGCCCCCTGCCGTGCAGAGCTACCCAACGTCGCCCGGCTGTACGAAGCGTATCATGACAAAGGCTTCGAAGTGATCGGCGTCAACCTCGACGACAAGCCAAAGCTGGCCCAGAAGTTCATCGCCCAGAAGCAGCTCCCCTGGAAAACGCTCTACAGTTTCGACAAAACCCGCCGCGGCTGGAGTGACCCTCGCGCCGTCGAGTTCGGCATCACGGGCATCCCGTTCGCGATTCTCTTAGACCGCCAAGGCAAAGTCATCGACACCCACGCCCGCGAACAGCACTTAGTCGACCTGCTGCAAAAAGAACTCGGTGAACCCCTGGTGAGCCTTCAGGCGTCTCCTAAAGCCGTGACTGCGGCGAAGGTGAAGGTTGATGAAGCGGTGGAGCCGGTGAGCAATCAGTAA
- a CDS encoding TlpA disulfide reductase family protein: MNTSLHRTWLALIPLACVFTVAIPKLVAQDSATAESEATEATDEKEQTDPFEIPKGDAGAILEFMQSLSQLRPEEGEDTKAFATKLTETMRDAADAMLKLETTDQQTALGHRVLLISLDRLSTMGDKAAFKRLEKETAKARASKNDAVANLGWQFTIVSKLENWEELEEKDRQGFVKNLLTEMGKSGFRPMHAQLLQMTSESLEGIDPKYARIVLRGAVDLMKKSEDPQIQDQLAGLEGTLRRMELPGNEMEVFGTYLNGKKLDWKSYRGKVVLVDFWATWCGPCRGEIPSMKEMYSGYHDKGFEILGISLDDTAEDAQRYIKEEGITWRTLFPANEADRGWNNPMARYYGINGIPTAILIDKEGKVVHMNARGRNLPMMLKKLLGEPVAKKDAQDKEDSES; encoded by the coding sequence ATGAACACCTCACTTCACCGCACTTGGCTTGCCCTCATTCCCCTCGCTTGCGTCTTCACCGTAGCGATCCCAAAACTCGTCGCCCAAGATTCCGCCACGGCAGAATCGGAAGCTACCGAAGCCACCGACGAGAAAGAACAGACCGATCCTTTTGAAATCCCCAAGGGTGATGCCGGTGCTATCTTGGAATTCATGCAGTCGCTCAGCCAACTTCGTCCCGAAGAAGGCGAAGACACGAAAGCATTCGCCACGAAACTTACGGAGACGATGCGAGATGCGGCCGACGCGATGCTGAAACTCGAAACCACTGATCAGCAAACCGCGCTTGGACATCGCGTCCTGCTGATTTCGCTCGACCGGCTCTCGACCATGGGCGATAAGGCTGCCTTCAAGCGTCTCGAAAAAGAAACTGCCAAAGCACGGGCAAGTAAGAACGATGCGGTCGCCAACCTCGGCTGGCAATTCACCATCGTCAGCAAGTTGGAAAACTGGGAAGAACTCGAGGAGAAAGACCGTCAAGGTTTCGTGAAGAATCTGCTCACCGAGATGGGCAAGTCAGGCTTCCGTCCGATGCACGCCCAGCTCCTGCAGATGACCAGCGAGTCGCTCGAGGGAATCGACCCCAAGTATGCTCGCATCGTCCTCCGCGGAGCGGTCGACTTGATGAAGAAGAGCGAAGACCCTCAGATCCAAGACCAACTCGCCGGCCTCGAAGGCACACTCCGCCGCATGGAACTTCCCGGCAACGAGATGGAAGTCTTCGGCACATACCTCAACGGGAAGAAGCTCGATTGGAAATCGTATCGGGGCAAAGTCGTACTCGTGGATTTCTGGGCCACCTGGTGCGGCCCGTGCCGTGGCGAAATCCCCAGCATGAAGGAAATGTACTCCGGCTATCACGACAAAGGTTTTGAAATCCTCGGCATCTCCCTCGACGACACCGCCGAAGACGCCCAGCGCTACATCAAGGAAGAAGGGATCACCTGGAGAACGCTCTTCCCCGCCAACGAAGCCGACCGCGGCTGGAACAACCCCATGGCACGCTACTACGGCATCAACGGCATTCCGACGGCGATCTTGATCGACAAGGAAGGCAAGGTCGTCCACATGAACGCCCGCGGTCGCAACCTGCCAATGATGCTCAAGAAACTCTTGGGTGAACCGGTCGCTAAGAAGGATGCGCAAGACAAAGAAGACAGCGAAAGCTAA
- a CDS encoding TIGR00730 family Rossman fold protein has protein sequence MSEKRSKQRPVASTGGTSEDSIHPPSRLDLDEAVAKNRRAILESLSYRLPEMDIDFLGRSEQRPIRMQLELQKAETLLRENNVATTVVVFGGTQVVPHEQAEARLAGAKRHLDKRPDDPRILREIERAEAVLAKSHFYEEAREFAKIVSSSCQKDGKCDFVITTGGGPGIMEAANRGAFEVGGKSVGLNIELPHEQEPNPYITPELCFQFSYFAMRKFHFILRAAALVVFPGGFGTLDELFNTLTLRQTGRMQEIPIILYGTDYWNGLINFQQFADEGVIADEHLDLLHYADSPEEAWKIIAEFHQVD, from the coding sequence ATGTCCGAAAAACGCAGCAAACAACGTCCCGTCGCTTCCACCGGCGGCACTTCTGAAGATTCCATCCATCCCCCCAGTCGACTCGACCTTGATGAAGCGGTCGCCAAGAATCGGCGGGCGATTCTTGAGTCGCTGAGCTACCGCTTGCCCGAAATGGATATCGATTTCCTCGGTCGCAGCGAACAGCGTCCCATCCGGATGCAGCTTGAACTGCAAAAGGCTGAGACCCTACTCCGCGAGAACAACGTCGCCACAACGGTCGTCGTGTTCGGCGGAACGCAAGTCGTTCCACACGAACAGGCCGAGGCGCGACTGGCCGGTGCAAAACGCCACTTAGATAAGCGTCCTGACGATCCCCGCATCCTCCGTGAAATTGAACGCGCCGAAGCGGTGCTCGCTAAGAGCCACTTCTATGAAGAGGCCCGCGAGTTCGCAAAGATCGTTTCCTCATCCTGCCAGAAGGACGGCAAGTGCGACTTCGTCATTACCACCGGTGGCGGCCCCGGCATCATGGAAGCGGCCAACCGTGGTGCGTTTGAAGTCGGCGGCAAGAGCGTCGGCCTGAATATCGAACTGCCGCACGAGCAGGAACCCAACCCCTATATCACGCCGGAACTCTGCTTCCAGTTCTCCTACTTTGCGATGCGGAAGTTCCATTTCATCCTTCGCGCTGCGGCACTGGTCGTCTTCCCTGGAGGCTTCGGCACACTCGACGAGCTTTTCAATACGCTCACCCTTCGCCAAACAGGCCGCATGCAGGAGATCCCGATCATCCTCTACGGCACGGACTACTGGAACGGGCTGATCAATTTCCAACAATTCGCCGACGAAGGCGTCATCGCCGACGAGCATCTCGACTTACTCCACTACGCGGACTCGCCCGAAGAAGCATGGAAAATCATCGCTGAATTCCATCAGGTCGACTAA